The sequence TCACCGCGTATATGGACTTCGGCAAGAAGATGTTAGTGGAAGCGAGAATGACGCCGCTTTCCTCGCTCGGCGGCAACGTCAAGATAGATATATCGAAGATTCCCTCAAAGGACGCCCTTATACTCGGCAACCCAAAGGCCAAGCACAAGGTCTTTATATTTACGGACCCGGACTGCCCGTATTGCAGAAAATTCCACGCCGAGGCCGTAAAAATAGCAAAGGATTTCAAGGACATAGCCTTTTACATAGTTCTCTTCCCGCTTGACATACACCCGGGGGCGTACGACAAGGCCCTGGCCATAAACTGCGAGAAATCGGTAAAGCTCCTCGAAGACGCTTTTGAGGGCAAGACGCTCGAGGCGGCAAAATGCGATTCGAAAAAGACGATAGACGCGAATTTGGCGGCCGGCAAGAACCTCGGCATCAGCGGCACTCCTGCCATCGTGTTCCCGGACGGCACGCTTAATTCCGGAACGCTGCCTTACGACGCGTTCATAAAGATGTTCGACCGGTTGATGAAGACGAAGTATTCGGAAAAACTCGAAAAGAAGTAGGCCCGATAGACGGTTTCCCGTAAATGGAGCCGGCGGGGAGAATCGAACTCCCGACCTACTGATTACGAATCAGTTGCTCTGCCCCTGAGCTACGCCGGCGATGCACGACAATGTAATATAGTAAAGTAAGGCCGTCCTTTTGTCAAGACCGGGGACGCCTTTTATACCATGGAAACCTCGAGAGAACGAAAAGTCCTCATTGTCGACGACGACCCTCTGATAGTGGAAATGTCGGCGGCCCTGCTTGCTTCGGAGGGGCACTCGACGCGTCAGGCAAGGACCGGCCTCGAGGCATGCGAAACTGTGCGCTCCTGGCACCCGGACGTCATTCTCCTCGACATCTCTCTTCCGATAATGAACGGCATAGAGGCATGCATGCGCATACGCGAGATGCAGCTCCCGCACAGACCTTCCATCATAATGATATCGTCCATTTCCGACAAAGCCATCATCGCGGACACGCTTTTAAAAGGCGCCGACGACTTTATAACCAAGCCGTTCATAAAGATCGAGCTCTCTGCCAGGGTGGCTGCGCAGATCCGCCTCGTTGACATGTACAAGAGTCTCGATGCCGACAGAAGAAACCTCAAGGCCGTACTCGAGGTAACGAACTCGATTGGCAGTTCGCTAAACACCGCGTCGGTTTTAAGCACGATAGTCGGCAGGGTTGCGGAAATAACAAGCGCGATACGCTGCTCCATCGTGCTTATCTCGACTAACAACGACGGTTACGTGCTTGCCTCTCACGAAAACCCGGAATTGAGGGACTTAAAGATAGACCTTTCGAAGTATCCCGAGATACAGCAGGTCATGAAGACTAAAAAGCCTCTTGCGCTAAACGACATCGCGCTGGATCCGATAATGTCGGGGGTCCAACCGCTTGTTTCCGACCTAAAGGGAATGAGCGTTCTCGTGCTTCCCATAATAACCAACGAGGAAGTGCTCGGCACGCTGTTTTTGAGGGCCAGGCGTCTTACCGAAGGATTCTCGTCCGAAGAGATAAGCATCTGCCAGATAATCGCAAACGCCTCGTACAACGCCATAAGGAACGCCAGGCTCTTCGAGACCGTCGTAACGGAGCGGGAAATACTCAGGGAAATCTCAATTACAGACCAGCTGACAGGTCTATACAACCACAATTTTTTCTTCGGCAGGCTCGAAGAAGAATTCGACCGCGCCGTGCGCTACGAGAATAACCTTTCGCTTTTAATGATAGACATCGACAACTTTAAGGGCATAAACGACCGCTACGGCCACCTTGTCGGCGATAAAGTGCTCTCCGGAATGTCGGAATTGATAAAAAAATGCGTGAGAAAAAGCGACCTCGTTGCCAGGTACGGTGGCGAAGAGTTCTCGGTAATACTGCCGCAAACTCCGCTCGACGGCGCATTGACAGAGGCCGATAAGATACGCGCCTCCATTGCAGAACACAGCTACGGCGGCGTGATAAACGAAAAAGTAACGGTAAGCATCGGTGTGGCAGCCTTGCCGCACAAGACAATCGTTGAACCCGTTGACCTCGTTAACATCGCGGACAGGGCCCTATACAGGGCAAAAGGTTCGGGAAAGAACCGCGTACTGACCGAACAGACGAACTAACGCTTTACCGGACCGTTTATCTTTATGGCGCAGAGGCTGCCGCACATAGAACAGACCTCCGTATCCGCAGGTGCGGCATTCGACCGCACGTAACGCGCTCTTTCGGGGTCCACGGAAAGCCTTATCTGTGTTTCCCAATCGAGCGCCTTTCTTGCCTTGCTAAGCGCAATATCCTTTTCTATCGCTCCCCTGACGCCCTTTGCAACGTCCCCGGCATGCGCTGCTATTCTCGAAGCTATCACGCCCTGTCTTACGTCCTCGACACCCGGGAGCCCGAGGTGTTCGCTCGGAGTAACATAGCAGAGGAAATCGACTCCTTTACTCGCCGCTATGGCGCCGCCTATGGCGCTCGTTATATGGTCGTAACCGGGCGCGATGTCAGTAACAAGCGGCCCAAGCACGTAAAACGGCGCTCCGTTACAAAGCTTCTTTTGCAAGAGCACGTTGGCCTCTATCTGATCTATGGGCATGTGCCCCGGACCTTCTATCATCACCTGCACGCCGGAATCAAAGGCCTCTTTTGCGAGTTCGCCAAGGGTCATCAGTTCCTCGATTTGCGCCCTATCGGTTGCGTCAACAAGGGCCCCTGGCCTAAGACCGTCGCCAAGGCTTAAAACCATTTCGTACTTACGCGCGATTTTTACAAGACGCGGAAAATCTTCGTAAAGCGGGTTCTCTTTCTTATTGTAACGCATCCACTCTGCCGTGAGCGCGCCGCCCCTTGACACTATGCCCATCACGCGCCCCTGCTTATTAAGTCTCTCCACAGAGCGCATCGTAAGCCCCGAGTGCACGGTTATAAAATCAACACCATCCTCGGCATGCTTTTCTATTCCATCGAAGAATTCCTCTTTCTCTATCTCTACAAACGATTTTCCTTTTTTAGCCGAATCCATGGCAGCCTGGTATACAGGAACGGTGCCAACCGGTATCGTGGAGGCAGCCATCACGGCCTTTCTTATGGCGTCGATATCTCCGCCTGTAGATAAATCCATCACAGCGTCGGCACCGGCGTCTATCGCTGCCTTTAGCTTTTCAAGCTCCATGGCAACGTCCATCCTGTCCTGCGAAGTGCCGATGTTGGCGTTTATCTTTGTCCTCAATCCTTTTCCAATGGCAAGCGGCTCGATTGCCTTACGCCTTTTCGAGTTGAGCGTGATTACCGCGGTGCCGTCTGCTATGCGGGCCCGCAATGTTTCCGCATCAACTCCTTCTTTTTTAGCGGTTATCTTTATTTCTTCGGTAATATTACCGCTTTTTGCAGCCTCGATGAGCGTCATCTCTTCTTCTCCTGTTAAGCGTTTAAGGCACCAAGCAATTGCTTAGCGCTTTTTTCCGGGTCTTTGCTCGATGCTATGGCGGATATCACCGCAACTCCGCTTGCCCCGGCGTTTATTACTTCACCTATGTTATTTTCCTTTATCCCGCCTATAGCAATAAGCGGTATCCTGATAACAGCCGCAGTTTTTTTCACTGGCTCAAGCCCTATGGGGCTTCCGTACGCGGCCTTACTCTCCGTAAAATACACCGGCCCAAGCGTTACGAAATCCGCTCCGTCCGCCTCCGCCTTTAAAGCACCTTCGACACTGTGCGCGGACGCGCCTATCAAAAAACCCTTCGGACAAATCCTTCTTGCGTCCGTAACAGGCATGCCTGCCTCGCCAAGGTGCGCTCCCTTCGCGCCAGAAGCAAGTGCAACGTCGATTCTATCGTTTACAAAAACCTTTGCCCCATACTTGGCGGCAATCGCTTTTACTTTAACGGCAAGCTCGAATAACCTTGCCCCGTCAAGCCCCTTTTCCCTTATCTGCACGGCCCGGACGCCGGCTAACACTGCTTTTTCAACAACTCCGAGCGTATCAAAGCCTTTATCAGCCATTCCGTTGGTTATGAAATAAAGCTTTCGCTCAGGCCGCATCCCGTTTCCAGAGCCGCTTCCAGAATATTACCGCCACTACCGCCAGTATCAGCGCAATGCTAACTATCTGCGCTGCCTTCAAAGGCCCGAGCATCAGGCTGTCGGCCCTGAATGTTTCGACAAAAAGACGTCCTGCCGAATAAAGCGCGATGTAGAGCGCGAATACGAAGCCGTCTTTTCTTAAATTGTTCTGCTTTCTTATCTTCAGCCACAAAAACAGAAATATCGAAAAATTTATAAGAAGCTCATAAAGCATCACCGGATGAAGCGGTATGCCCGGATACTCGTCTCCCGCGATACTGCCGGCGGGGAACACCACGCCCCATGGAAGCGTTGTCGGCATGCCGTGCGCATCCCCGTTCATGAAGTTCCCGAACCGTCCGAACGCCTGCCCGAGTATTCCTGCCGGAGCAACGCAGTCGGCCATGGACCAGAACTTAACCTGTTTCCTCTTTAAAAAAAGATACCCGCCAAGAAGCCCGCCAATTATGCCGCCGTGTATCGCAAGCCCGCCGTGCCACACGGCAGGGATTTCCTTCAGATACTTCGAATAGAACTCCCAGTTGAACGCGACATAATATATGCGCGCAACAATTACACCTCCGGCCACCATCCAGACAACGAAGTTCATCACGTCATCGGGCGTTAGCTTTATCTCCTTACGCTTGACCTCGGACAATATGAGCCTGCTTCCGACCAGTATGGCTATGACATACATCAGGCCGTAGAAGCGTATCTCTATGGAGCCAAGACTTACAAGTACCGGATGCACTGCGTTTCTCCTATTCTATAAGCCCGCCAAGCGGGCTCGATGCCGTTGCGTAAAGCTTTCTCGGTATCCTGCCCGCTTTATATGCCAGCCTTCCTGCCTCAACGGCAAAACGCATGGCTTTAGCCATGGCTACCGGGTCCTTTGCTCCGGCTATGCCCGTGTTCATCAAAACGCCGTCACACCCGAGCTCCAACGCTATGGCAGCGTCGGAAGCAGTGCCAACACCTGCATCCACGATAACCGGCACCTTAATGGTCTCGAGTATTATTCTTATATTATACGGGTTCCGTATGCCAAGACCGCTGCCAATGGGCGCGGCAAGCGGCATCACTGCGGCGCAGCCGATATCTTCCAACTTCTTCGCCATGATAGGATCGTCGTTGGTATAGGGCAGCACGGTAAAACCTTCCTTAACGAGCTTTCTTGCGGCAACGAGCAGTTCCTCATTATCAGGGAAAAGCGTTTTCTCGCTTCCTATGACCTCTAACTTCACGAGCTCTGTTTCAAGCGCCTCTCTGGCGAGCATGGAGGTGCGAATGGCGTCGTCTGCGGTGTAGCAGGCGGCGGTATTCGGGAGTATCGTATATTTCTTTCTGTCTATGTGCGTAAGAAAGGATTCCTCCTTACCGGTGATATCAACGCGGCGCACGGCAACGGTCACGACCTCTGCGCCGGATTCTTCGAGCGCCTTTTTCATTATCTCGTTTGTCGGGTACTTGCCGCTGCCGACCATCAGGCGCGACGTAAATTCGTATTTTCCTACTTTAAAAGTATCTTTCATCATATCCTCCGCTCTGCTTTTTATCCTCCGCCTACCATCTTCACTATCTCGACCTTATCGCCGTCGTTTAGGATTACGGCCGCGTGCGTCCTCTTTGGCACTATCTCCCTGTTAATTTCAACGGCTATGGCATCGGCGCCTATGGAAAATCTTTTAAGCAACCCCTCGACTGTCAGACCGCTCTCTATCGTCTCCTCTTTGCCGTTTAATTTTATCTTCATCGCTAAAAATGAATGTCTCTTTCGCCTTTTTCAAGCTTCTCGATTTTTTCCAGAACAGCCTTCTTTAGCGTCTCGTCCTTTATACTATTAACAGCCTTGTCTATGGCGCCGCTAAAAAGCCCGCTAAGCCCGTTTAAGGGATGCTCCAACGCGTATTCCTTCAATGTCAGTATCGCGTTCGCGTTGCAAAACTTCTCCATCTCTCCCGCCCTGGTGGTCTCGCCAAAGGCGTGCCCCACCCTGCCCGAGCGGTAGCACATGGTGCAGAGGCTGGGCATTGCGCCGCGCCTGATTACCGCTTCCATAACCTCGAGGAGCGGCCGCTTGTCGTTAGTTGAAAATTGCTCTATGACCTTTTCCGCTCCTCCGTAGCCGCCCGGGTCTGTTCTCGACGCCGCGCTAAACTGCGAAGCTCCGGCGCTTATGAGCTCGTTTCTTAAAGCAGACGGCTCGCGCGTGGATATTACGACTCCGGCTGTCGGCACGGCAAGCCTGTACACCGCAGTTATCTTTCTAAGTTCAAAGTCGCTTACCGCATATTTTTTCACATGCTCGTTATCAAGGGCCGAGCCCTCTGCGGGCCTTAGCCTCGGCACGGATATGGTATGCGCGTGCGCTCCGTGCCTTTCGAAAAGAAGGCGCGAATGCTCTATCACCGCAAGCGCGTCGAAACGCGCGTCATAGAGCCCAAGAAGCGCGCCTATGCCGACGTCCTCGAACCCGGCCGCCATGGCCCTGTCCATGGCGCCAAGCCTGAAGGCGTAGTCTTTTTTCCTGCCGCTTGGGTGCATCTTGGCGTAGGTCTCCGGATGATACGTTTCCTGGAACGACTGATACACGCCAACGCCGGCCTTTTTAAGAACTCTGAATTCTTCGGTTGTCATGGGTGCGGCGTTCACGTGGACTATCCTTATTCCCGTGTGCGCGTATATCTCGCGCACTGTATCGGCAAGTTTCTCCACGTCTGCCGTTCTATCCTCGCCCGCGACAAGCAGCACCCTCTTAAACCCCATCTTCTCAAGCGTCGTTGCCTCCGCTACCGCCTCTTTGGGCGTAAGCGCTTTTCTGCCAAGCTCCGAGTTCTTCGCGTTAAAGCCGCAGTACGCGCAACCGTTTGTGCAGAAGTTCGTGACATACAGAGGCGCAAAGAAAACTATCCTCGTGCCAAAGACCTTTTCCTTTACCTTAAGCGCGTAAGCGCAAAGCATATCCAGCGCAGCGGCGTCTTCTATCTTTAGAAGCGAGGCCAATGCCTCGGTTGACAGGCTCTCGAGCTTAAGCGCGCGTTCGAGCATGGCCTCAAGCCTTGCGGCATCCGGAGCGCTTGCAAAGCAAAGCGCTTCTTCTATTTTTTTCACATCCACCACTTTATATATACCCCTAAACAAAAAGGCCGTCCCTCGTCGGAGGGGTCGGCCTTTTAAGCTAACAGCTTGATTTATATGGCATTTTGGCCGCTTTCCTACGCCGGTATTATCCGGTTCAGGTACGAAGGGTAATCCTTTGTTCGGATTTCTCAGCCCCCTACAGGGCACCCCCAGCGTTATTTTATGGTAATACTATACCAGTGAATCGCCGCTTAGTCAACAGGCAGCCGATTAACACGTCGGGCACGAATTACACCC is a genomic window of Deltaproteobacteria bacterium containing:
- a CDS encoding DsbC family protein, with amino-acid sequence MLKRILFAFTLTLMLTAYSSLAHALTTGAPDVAECGACHKLNIDEAASLLAVEKFNAKVVSVKPAQILGLWEVTLEQTNPQDASVRTVTAYMDFGKKMLVEARMTPLSSLGGNVKIDISKIPSKDALILGNPKAKHKVFIFTDPDCPYCRKFHAEAVKIAKDFKDIAFYIVLFPLDIHPGAYDKALAINCEKSVKLLEDAFEGKTLEAAKCDSKKTIDANLAAGKNLGISGTPAIVFPDGTLNSGTLPYDAFIKMFDRLMKTKYSEKLEKK
- a CDS encoding diguanylate cyclase; amino-acid sequence: METSRERKVLIVDDDPLIVEMSAALLASEGHSTRQARTGLEACETVRSWHPDVILLDISLPIMNGIEACMRIREMQLPHRPSIIMISSISDKAIIADTLLKGADDFITKPFIKIELSARVAAQIRLVDMYKSLDADRRNLKAVLEVTNSIGSSLNTASVLSTIVGRVAEITSAIRCSIVLISTNNDGYVLASHENPELRDLKIDLSKYPEIQQVMKTKKPLALNDIALDPIMSGVQPLVSDLKGMSVLVLPIITNEEVLGTLFLRARRLTEGFSSEEISICQIIANASYNAIRNARLFETVVTEREILREISITDQLTGLYNHNFFFGRLEEEFDRAVRYENNLSLLMIDIDNFKGINDRYGHLVGDKVLSGMSELIKKCVRKSDLVARYGGEEFSVILPQTPLDGALTEADKIRASIAEHSYGGVINEKVTVSIGVAALPHKTIVEPVDLVNIADRALYRAKGSGKNRVLTEQTN
- the thiC gene encoding phosphomethylpyrimidine synthase ThiC, which gives rise to MTLIEAAKSGNITEEIKITAKKEGVDAETLRARIADGTAVITLNSKRRKAIEPLAIGKGLRTKINANIGTSQDRMDVAMELEKLKAAIDAGADAVMDLSTGGDIDAIRKAVMAASTIPVGTVPVYQAAMDSAKKGKSFVEIEKEEFFDGIEKHAEDGVDFITVHSGLTMRSVERLNKQGRVMGIVSRGGALTAEWMRYNKKENPLYEDFPRLVKIARKYEMVLSLGDGLRPGALVDATDRAQIEELMTLGELAKEAFDSGVQVMIEGPGHMPIDQIEANVLLQKKLCNGAPFYVLGPLVTDIAPGYDHITSAIGGAIAASKGVDFLCYVTPSEHLGLPGVEDVRQGVIASRIAAHAGDVAKGVRGAIEKDIALSKARKALDWETQIRLSVDPERARYVRSNAAPADTEVCSMCGSLCAIKINGPVKR
- the thiE gene encoding thiamine phosphate synthase — protein: MRPERKLYFITNGMADKGFDTLGVVEKAVLAGVRAVQIREKGLDGARLFELAVKVKAIAAKYGAKVFVNDRIDVALASGAKGAHLGEAGMPVTDARRICPKGFLIGASAHSVEGALKAEADGADFVTLGPVYFTESKAAYGSPIGLEPVKKTAAVIRIPLIAIGGIKENNIGEVINAGASGVAVISAIASSKDPEKSAKQLLGALNA
- the lgt gene encoding prolipoprotein diacylglyceryl transferase encodes the protein MHPVLVSLGSIEIRFYGLMYVIAILVGSRLILSEVKRKEIKLTPDDVMNFVVWMVAGGVIVARIYYVAFNWEFYSKYLKEIPAVWHGGLAIHGGIIGGLLGGYLFLKRKQVKFWSMADCVAPAGILGQAFGRFGNFMNGDAHGMPTTLPWGVVFPAGSIAGDEYPGIPLHPVMLYELLINFSIFLFLWLKIRKQNNLRKDGFVFALYIALYSAGRLFVETFRADSLMLGPLKAAQIVSIALILAVVAVIFWKRLWKRDAA
- a CDS encoding thiazole synthase, with amino-acid sequence MKDTFKVGKYEFTSRLMVGSGKYPTNEIMKKALEESGAEVVTVAVRRVDITGKEESFLTHIDRKKYTILPNTAACYTADDAIRTSMLAREALETELVKLEVIGSEKTLFPDNEELLVAARKLVKEGFTVLPYTNDDPIMAKKLEDIGCAAVMPLAAPIGSGLGIRNPYNIRIILETIKVPVIVDAGVGTASDAAIALELGCDGVLMNTGIAGAKDPVAMAKAMRFAVEAGRLAYKAGRIPRKLYATASSPLGGLIE
- the thiS gene encoding sulfur carrier protein ThiS, with product MKIKLNGKEETIESGLTVEGLLKRFSIGADAIAVEINREIVPKRTHAAVILNDGDKVEIVKMVGGG
- the hydG gene encoding [FeFe] hydrogenase H-cluster radical SAM maturase HydG, with protein sequence MDVKKIEEALCFASAPDAARLEAMLERALKLESLSTEALASLLKIEDAAALDMLCAYALKVKEKVFGTRIVFFAPLYVTNFCTNGCAYCGFNAKNSELGRKALTPKEAVAEATTLEKMGFKRVLLVAGEDRTADVEKLADTVREIYAHTGIRIVHVNAAPMTTEEFRVLKKAGVGVYQSFQETYHPETYAKMHPSGRKKDYAFRLGAMDRAMAAGFEDVGIGALLGLYDARFDALAVIEHSRLLFERHGAHAHTISVPRLRPAEGSALDNEHVKKYAVSDFELRKITAVYRLAVPTAGVVISTREPSALRNELISAGASQFSAASRTDPGGYGGAEKVIEQFSTNDKRPLLEVMEAVIRRGAMPSLCTMCYRSGRVGHAFGETTRAGEMEKFCNANAILTLKEYALEHPLNGLSGLFSGAIDKAVNSIKDETLKKAVLEKIEKLEKGERDIHF